From the genome of Alosa sapidissima isolate fAloSap1 chromosome 14, fAloSap1.pri, whole genome shotgun sequence, one region includes:
- the fadd gene encoding protein FADD, with protein MNAVETFNAMLLDISNELKDDNLKQLKFLCSEIIGKKQMEKVKMGVDLFQHLKEVNKLGPDHATFLCTLLEKIKREDLAKKVQEYMQKNASRDVGLPETEERAKVKIAVDVIVANLGKDWRRYGRKLGLHDAKLDQIREKHPFNLEEQVMEVINEWKRMHTGDVKAAVLIEALRSCNLNYTADLVDKEIKSPNT; from the exons ATGAACGCGGTGGAAACATTTAACGCTATGTTGTTAGATATCTCTAACGAGCTCAAGGATGACAACTTGAAGCAGCTCAAGTTCTTGTGTTCTGAAATTATCGGGAAGAAACAAATGGAAAAAGTAAAAATGGGCGTTGATCTTTTTCAGCACCTAAAGGAAGTAAACAAACTAGGACCTGACCATGCAACGTTTCTCTGCACGTTACTGGAGAAAATAAAGCGAGAGGATCTTGCTAAAAAAGTGCAGGAGTACATGCAAAAGAATGCATCAAGAGACGTAGGTCTACCAGAAACCGAGGAACGAG CAAAAGTGAAAATAGCAGTTGATGTCATTGTTGCAAACCTTGGGAAAGACTGGCGACGATATGGCAGGAAGCTGGGACTGCACGATGCAAAACTTGACCAAATCCGGGAGAAGCACCCTTTTAACCTTGAGGAGCAGGTGATGGAGGTCATCAATGAGTGGAAGAGGATGCACACAGGGGATGTCAAGGCAGCTGTTTTAATAGAAGCACTTCGCTCTTGCAATCTAAATTACACTGCTGATCTAGTTGACAAGGAGATTAAGTCCCCTAACACATAA
- the pacsin3 gene encoding protein kinase C and casein kinase substrate in neurons protein 3 encodes MSSNGDLQDAGSCESFWEPGNYKRTVKRIDDGHKLCNELISCFQERAKIEKSYSQQLSDWAKKWRVVVEKGPQYGTLEKAWHAFMNAADHLSEIHMELRERLVMEDSEKVRNWQKEAFHKQMIGGLRETKEADEGFRKAQKPWVRKLKDVESSKKSYHQARKEERTAITRETHAKADTTKSQEEVRKFTDRVEKCTLETDKAKDRYEKALEELNRCNPRYMEDMEQVFEITQDTEKKRLCFFKEVMLDIHKHLDLSNCDRFKALYSDLSQSITAANDAEDLRWWRNTHGPGMSMNWPQFEEWSPEATHSIGKRNRNNKGNDEVTLTNIASAGDETPQETRAVKDYSSEWSDEESPKKYIATNGVEEEEDKVVAVRVRALYDYTGQEADELSFQAGEELLKLGEEDEQGWCKGQLDNGEVGLYPANYVQKIAS; translated from the exons ATGTCTTCAAATGGAGACTTACAAGATGCTGGGAGCTGTGAAAGCTTCTGGGAG CCTGGGAACTACAAGAGGACTGTGAAGCGCATTGATGATGGCCACAAGCTATGCAATGAGCTAATTAGCTGTTTCCAGGAGAGGGCCAAGATTGAGAAGAGCTACTCACAACAACTAAGTGACTGGGCCAAGAAATGGCGGGTAGTCGTAGAGAAAG GTCCTCAGTATGGCACACTGGAAAAAGCATGGCATGCCTTTATGAATGCAGCTGACCATCTGAGTGAGATCCATATGGAGCTGCGAGAGCGTCTTGTGATGGAGGACAGTGAAAAAGTACGCAACTGGCAGAAAGAGGCATTCCACAAACAGATGATTGGTGGCCTACGAGAGACAAAAGAAGCTGATGAAGGTTTTCGTAAAGCCCAGAAGCCCTGGGTTCGCAAACTTAAGGAC GTGGAGTCTTCTAAGAAGAGCTATCACCAAGCACGCAAGGAGGAGCGGACAGCCATTACAAGGGAAACCCATGCCAAAGCAGACACCACAAAGTCACAGGAAGAGGTCCGCAAATTCACAGATCGTGTGGAGAAGTGTACTCTGGAAACTGACAAG GCAAAGGATCGCTATGAGAAGGCGCTAGAAGAGTTGAACCGCTGCAATCCACGCTATATGGAAGATATGGAACAAGTATTTGAGATCACTCAAGATACAGAGAAAAAGAGGCTCTGCTTCTTCAAAGAAGTTATGTTGGACATCCACAAGCACCTGGATCTCTCTAACTGTGACAG GTTCAAGGCCTTGTACTCTGATCTGAGCCAGAGCATCACTGCAGCCAATGATGCAGAGGACCTGCGCTGGTGGAGGAACACTCATGGCCCAGGCATGAGCATGAATTGGCCTCAGTTTGAG GAGTGGTCCCCTGAGGCGACACATTCCATTGGGAAGAGGAATAGGAACAACAAGGGAAATGATGAGGTCACCCTAACCAACATTGCATCTGCTGGAGATGAGACACCACAGGAAACCAG AGCTGTGAAGGACTATTCCTCAGAGTGGTCCGATGAGGAAAGCCCCAAGAAGTATATTGCAACAAATGgagtggaagaagaggaagataaAGTGGTTGCCGTTCGTGTGAGAGCTCTGTATGATTACACAGGGCAGGAGGCTGATGAACTGAGCTTTCAAGCAG gTGAAGAGTTGTTGAAACTTGGGGAAGAGGATGAGCAGGGCTGGTGCAAAGGTCAGCTTGACAATGGCGAAGTGGGTCTCTACCCTGCTAACTATGTACAGAAAATTGCATCCTGA